The following coding sequences are from one Bos taurus isolate L1 Dominette 01449 registration number 42190680 breed Hereford chromosome 26, ARS-UCD2.0, whole genome shotgun sequence window:
- the DENND10 gene encoding DENN domain-containing protein 10 yields MAATEAADTQLMLGVGLIEKDTNGEVLWVWCYPSTTATLRNLLLRKCCLTDENKLLHPFVFGQYRRTWFYITTVEVPDSSILKKVTHFSIVLTAKDFNPEKYAAFTRILCRMYLKHGSPVKMMESYIAVLTKGICQSEENGSFLSKDFDARKAYLAGSIKDIVSQFGMETVILHTALMLKKRIVVYHPKIEAVQEFTRTLPALVWHRQDWTILHSYVHLDADELEALQMCPGYIAGFVDLDVSNRSDLYDVFVNLADSEITIAPLAKEAMTMGKLHKEIGQLIVQSAEDPEKSDSQVIQDISLKTKEIFTNLAPFSEVSDDGEKRVLNYEALKQRRFPPATENFLYHLAAAEQMLKI; encoded by the exons ATGGCTGCTACGGAGGCTGCGGACACTCAGCTGATGCTCGGAGTCGGGCTGATCG AAAAGGACACAAATGGAGAAGTTCTGTGGGTGTGGTGTTACCCTTCCACCACAGCTACTTTAAGGAATCTGCTGCTGAGAAAATGCTGCCTTACAGATGAAAACAAACTGCTCCATCCCTTCGTCTTTGGTCAGTACAGAAGAACATGGTTTTATATCACAACAGTTGAAGTTCCAGATTCTTCCATTTTGAAAAAG GTGACTCATTTTTCTATTGTTCTGACCGCCAAAGATTTTAATCCAGAGAAATATGCCGCCTTCACTAGGATATTGTGTAG AATGTACCTGAAGCATGGGAGTCCAGTTAAGATGATGGAGAGTTACATCGCAGTTCTCACGAAGGGGATATGCCAGAGTGAAGAAAATGGCTCTTTCCTTAGCAAGGACTTTGATGCCCGAAAGGCATACCTTGCGGGTTCCatcaaag acaTTGTATCTCAGTTTGGAATGGAAACTGTTATCTTACACAcagcactgatgctaaagaaaAGAATTGTTGTCTATCACCCCAAAATAGAAGCTGTCCAGGAGTTTACCAG GACTCTGCCTGCCCTGGTATGGCATCGGCAGGACTGGACCATACTTCACTCCTACGTGCACCTGGATGCCGATGAGCTGGAAGCCCTACAGATGTGCCCAG GTTACATCGCTGGATTTGTGGACTTGGACGTGAGCAATAGATCAGACCTGTACGATGTGTTTGTGAATCTGGCAGACAGTGAGATCACCATCGCCCCGCTCGCAAAAG AGGCCATGACAATGGGCAAACTGCATAAAGAAATTGGTCAGTTAATTGTCCAGTCGGCAGAAGATCCAGAGAAGTCAGACAGCCAAGTTATACAG GATATCTccctaaaaacaaaagaaatcttCACCAACCTGGCTCCATTTTCAGAAGTTTCGGATGATGGAGAAAAGCGAGTGCTCAATTATGAGGCACTAAAGCAAAGACGATTTCCACCAGCCACAGAAAACTTCCTCTACCATCTAGCAGCCGCGGAGCAAATGCTGAAAATCTGA
- the DENND10 gene encoding DENN domain-containing protein 10 isoform X1, producing the protein MYLKHGSPVKMMESYIAVLTKGICQSEENGSFLSKDFDARKAYLAGSIKDIVSQFGMETVILHTALMLKKRIVVYHPKIEAVQEFTRTLPALVWHRQDWTILHSYVHLDADELEALQMCPGYIAGFVDLDVSNRSDLYDVFVNLADSEITIAPLAKEAMTMGKLHKEIGQLIVQSAEDPEKSDSQVIQDISLKTKEIFTNLAPFSEVSDDGEKRVLNYEALKQRRFPPATENFLYHLAAAEQMLKI; encoded by the exons ATGTACCTGAAGCATGGGAGTCCAGTTAAGATGATGGAGAGTTACATCGCAGTTCTCACGAAGGGGATATGCCAGAGTGAAGAAAATGGCTCTTTCCTTAGCAAGGACTTTGATGCCCGAAAGGCATACCTTGCGGGTTCCatcaaag acaTTGTATCTCAGTTTGGAATGGAAACTGTTATCTTACACAcagcactgatgctaaagaaaAGAATTGTTGTCTATCACCCCAAAATAGAAGCTGTCCAGGAGTTTACCAG GACTCTGCCTGCCCTGGTATGGCATCGGCAGGACTGGACCATACTTCACTCCTACGTGCACCTGGATGCCGATGAGCTGGAAGCCCTACAGATGTGCCCAG GTTACATCGCTGGATTTGTGGACTTGGACGTGAGCAATAGATCAGACCTGTACGATGTGTTTGTGAATCTGGCAGACAGTGAGATCACCATCGCCCCGCTCGCAAAAG AGGCCATGACAATGGGCAAACTGCATAAAGAAATTGGTCAGTTAATTGTCCAGTCGGCAGAAGATCCAGAGAAGTCAGACAGCCAAGTTATACAG GATATCTccctaaaaacaaaagaaatcttCACCAACCTGGCTCCATTTTCAGAAGTTTCGGATGATGGAGAAAAGCGAGTGCTCAATTATGAGGCACTAAAGCAAAGACGATTTCCACCAGCCACAGAAAACTTCCTCTACCATCTAGCAGCCGCGGAGCAAATGCTGAAAATCTGA